In Populus nigra chromosome 1, ddPopNigr1.1, whole genome shotgun sequence, one genomic interval encodes:
- the LOC133677609 gene encoding benzyl alcohol O-benzoyltransferase-like, with product MATPTSLSFAVRRCEPELIAPAKATPHEFRQLSDIDRQLYLQFQSPHYNLYAHNPSMQGKDPVKVIKEAIAQALVYYYPFAGRIRQGPDNKLIVDCTGEGVLFIEADADATVEQFGDPIPSPFPCFQELLYNVPGSEGILNTPLLLFQVTRLKCGGFVLGFRLNHPMTDALGIVQVLNAIGEIARGAQAPSILPVWQRELLCARNPPRVTCRHNEYGNDAPVAVDPTAKVPEFHGQVHAVAHRSFVLNRKELSNIRRWIPSHLHPCSNFEVISACLWRCYAIASQANPNEEMRMQMLVNARSKFNPPLPKGYYGNVLALPAAVTNARKLCLNSLGYAVEMIRNAKNRITEEYMRSLADLMEITKGQPIGLQSYVVSDLTSIGFDQVDYGWGNTIYTGPPKAMPDEISIAGTYFLPYRFKNGERGVMLLVSLRAPVMERFAILLEELARHDPERSQEQQEMIPSSL from the exons ATGGCAACACCAACTTCCTTATCGTTCGCCGTCCGAAGGTGCGAACCAGAATTGATTGCTCCAGCTAAGGCCACACCTCATGAATTCAGACAGCTTTCTGATATTGATCGCCAACTATACCTCCAATTTCAATCACCACATTACAACTTGTATGCACACAATCCATCGATGCAAGGGAAAGATCCTGTGAAGGTAATAAAGGAGGCAATTGCGCAGGCACTTGTGTATTATTACCCTTTTGCTGGTAGGATTAGACAAGGGCCAGACAATAAGCTTATAGTTGATTGTACTGGTGAGGGTGTCTTGTTCATCGAAGCCGATGCCGATGCCACGGTCGAGCAGTTTGGTGATCCAATTCCATCTCCATTCCCATGCTTTCAGGAACTTCTTTACAACGTCCCAGGATCAGAAGGGATCCTCAATACCCCATTATTACTTTTTCAG GTGACACGCCTGAAGTGTGGTGGTTTTGTACTTGGGTTCCGTCTTAATCACCCAATGACCGATGCACTCGGCATAGTTCAGGTATTGAATGCCATAGGTGAGATTGCACGAGGTGCCCAAGCCCCTTCAATTCTACCTGTGTGGCAAAGGGAACTCCTCTGTGCTAGGAATCCGCCACGAGTTACATGCAGACACAATGAATATGGTAATGATGCTCCTGTTGCTGTTGATCCTACAGCAAAGGTGCCTGAATTCCACGGCCAGGTTCACGCTGTAGCCCACCGTAGTTTTGTTCTCAACCGCAAGGAATTATCCAACATTCGTAGATGGATTCCTTCTCATTTACACCCATGTTCAAATTTTGAGGTAATAAGTGCATGCTTATGGAGATGCTATGCCATAGCATCTCAAGCTAACCCTAATGAGGAGATGCGCATGCAAATGCTTGTCAACGCACGTTCCAAATTTAACCCTCCATTACCGAAAGGATATTATGGTAACGTGCTAGCTTTGCCAGCAGCTGTAACAAATGCTAGGAAGCTTTGCTTAAACTCTTTAGGGTATGCAGTGGAAATGATAAGAAATGCCAAGAATAGAATAACTGAGGAGTACATGAGATCATTGGCTGATCTAATGGAGATAACCAAAGGGCAGCCTATAGGGTTACAATCATATGTCGTGTCAGACTTAACAAGTATTGGGTTCGATCAGGTGGACTATGGATGGGGCAACACAATTTACACTGGGCCACCCAAGGCCATGCCTGATGAAATTTCTATTGCAGGAACCTATTTCCTGCCGTATCGATTCAAGAACGGAGAGCGTGGGGTTATGCTTTTGGTTTCCTTACGTGCACCAGTTATGGAGAGATTTGCAATACTATTAGAGGAATTGGCAAGGCATGACCCAGAAAGAAGCCAAGAACAACAAGAAATGATACCAAGCTCCCTATAA